One segment of Acropora muricata isolate sample 2 chromosome 8, ASM3666990v1, whole genome shotgun sequence DNA contains the following:
- the LOC136926751 gene encoding forkhead box protein L2-like, translating to MASTNQDQQLSSYESDIKKEDGSTSPSEIEKSEIKDSSSKDPNVKPPYSYVALIAMAIRESSEKRLTLNGIYQYIISKFPFYEKNKKGWQNSIRHNLSLNECFIKVPREGGGERKGNYWTLDPACEDMFEKGNYRRRRRMKRPYRQPTLQHSNGMLTDPRAAAYGNYIAPKWSAYNQVQSVPTAAGSWRTAQPASPLPYPCNPQSPRVPPGYAVAPYMGMGSTVGVPVSSYTSTQYTTQLQNPVNNQCAGYGAVAMPSVGCRRQTDHTAAVHHFNPYWNPPDKHTFDAQPRS from the coding sequence ATGGCCTCAACAAACCAAGACCAGCAGCTAAGCAGCTACGAGTCAGATATAAAAAAAGAAGACGGCAGCACGAGTCCAAGTGAAATCGAAAAGAGCGAAATTAAGGACAGCTCGTCGAAAGATCCAAATGTTAAGCCGCCGTATTCGTATGTGGCACTGATCGCGATGGCGATTCGAGAGTCTTCCGAAAAGCGCTTAACCCTGAATGGAATTTACCAGTACATTATTAGCAAGTTTCCATTCTACGAAAAGAATAAGAAAGGATGGCAGAACTCAATAAGGCATAACTTGTCACTCAACGAGTGCTTCATTAAAGTGCCTCGAGAAGGCGGTGGAGAAAGAAAAGGCAACTACTGGACATTGGATCCAGCTTGTGAGGATATGTTTGAGAAAGGAAACTACAGGCGACGCCGCCGCATGAAGAGACCCTACCGACAACCAACTCTTCAACACAGCAACGGAATGCTAACAGATCCACGAGCCGCGGCATACGGTAACTACATTGCACCAAAGTGGTCGGCGTATAACCAAGTGCAGAGCGTTCCCACGGCAGCAGGATCTTGGCGAACAGCTCAACCAGCAAGCCCTCTTCCGTATCCTTGCAATCCTCAGTCGCCCAGAGTTCCTCCAGGATATGCGGTTGCACCCTACATGGGTATGGGTTCGACTGTTGGAGTCCCCGTCAGCTCTTACACAAGTACGCAGTACACTACTCAACTCCAGAATCCAGTGAATAACCAATGTGCTGGATACGGAGCTGTGGCGATGCCTAGTGTAGGCTGCCGCAGACAAACTGATCACACTGCGGCAGTTCATCATTTCAATCCATATTGGAATCCACCAGACAAGCATACCTTTGATGCACAACCTCGCTCATAG